The proteins below are encoded in one region of Salmo salar chromosome ssa02, Ssal_v3.1, whole genome shotgun sequence:
- the LOC106586024 gene encoding prokineticin receptor 1 has translation MGECHNNSSFSMTQDLPENCPDSFSASYELDYGVPREEIPDTTQGCAFFVATIVIAMVLVCIILVCGIGNCLFIASLARYKKLRNLTNLLIANLAVSDILVAVVCCPFLLDYYVVKQLSWDHGLVLCASINYLRTVSLYVSTNALLAIAVDRYMAIVHPMKPRMKYQTAYSLILGVWIVPLVISIPSAYFASETTYPRISSQSHKTFCAQIWPVDHQLYYRSYFLFIFALEFAGPVAIMAVCYARILRELWFKSVPGFQTEQIRKRLHRRRRMVVVLILVLAAYVLCWAPYYGFTLVRDFHPTLISRDRNSLVAFYIIECVAMSNGVINTLCFVSVRNNAKCMQTVTRLRWKSVKCAAGKTVDEHTSSLRVTEDVERTRLR, from the exons ATGGGTGAATGTCACAATAACAGCAGCTTCTCCATGACGCAAGACCTGCCGGAGAATTGTCCTGACTCTTTCAGTGCCAGCTACGAACTGGACTATGGAGTTCCACGGGAGGAGATACCCGATACAACGCAGGGCTGTGCGTTTTTTGTGGCCACCATTGTCATAGCCATGGTCCTGGTCTGTATCATATTAGTCTGTGGCATTGGCAACTGTCTGTTCATTGCCTCTCTGGCGCGCTACAAAAAACTCCGTAACCTCACCAATCTCCTCATTGCTAACTTGGCCGTGTCGGATATTCTGGTGGCTGTAGTGTGCTGTCCGTTTCTGTTGGATTACTATGTGGTGAAGCAGCTGTCATGGGACCATGGGCTTGTCCTGTGCGCCTCAATCAACTATTTACGCACGGTGTCCCTGTATGTGTCCACCAACGCGCTGCTGGCAATCGCAGTGGACAG GTACATGGCCATCGTCCACCCTATGAAGCCTCGCATGAAGTACCAGACGGCCTACAGCCTGATCCTGGGCGTGTGGATCGTACCCCTAGTCATCTCCATCCCCTCTGCCTACTTTGCTTCCGAGACCACATACCCACGCATCTCCAGTCAGAGCCACAAGACCTTCTGCGCCCAGATCTGGCCTGTGGACCACCAGCTCTACTACCGCTCCTACTTCCTCTTCATCTTCGCCCTGGAGTTCGCCGGGCCCGTGGCCATCATGGCCGTGTGCTACGCCAGGATCTTGCGGGAGCTGTGGTTCAAGAGCGTGCCTGGCTTCCAGACAGAGCAGATCCGGAAGCGGCTGCACAGACGGCGGAGGATGGTGGTGGTGCTGATTCTGGTGCTGGCTGCCTACGTGCTCTGCTGGGCACCGTACTACGGCTTCACACTGGTACGGGACTTCCACCCCACCCTGATCTCCAGGGACAGGAACTCCCTGGTGGCCTTCTACATTATCGAGTGCGTCGCCATGAGCAACGGGGTCATCAACACGCTGTGCTTCGTGAGCGTCCGCAACAACGCCAAGTGCATGCAGACAGTGACCAGGCTGCGCTGGAAGTCTGTCAAATGTGCAGCGGGAAAGACGGTGGATGAGCACACCTCGTCTTTACGTGTGACAGAGGATGTTGAGCGCACACGCCTGAGATAA